A segment of the Flavobacterium azooxidireducens genome:
ACAGTTGGTTTGGTTGGCGAATCCGGTTGTGGAAAATCAACATTAGGCAATGCCATTTTGCAATTGGATAAAGCAACTGCCGGACAAATTTTTTACAAAGGAAGCGATATTACAAAACTGAATAAAGATGAAATCCGAAAACTCAGAAAAGAAATTCAAATTATTTTTCAGGATCCGTATTCCTCGTTAAACCCGAGAATTCCAATCGGGAAAACGATTATGGAACCCATGAAAGTACATGGTTTGTATAAAAATGATGCCGAACGAAAAGCAAAAGCCATCGAAATATTGGAGCGTGTGGGATTAGGCGAAGATTTTTTTAACCGTTATCCACACGAATTTTCCGGCGGTCAACGGCAGCGTATCGGAATTGCTCGTACCATTGCTTTGCAACCCAAGTTGATCGTGTGTGACGAATCGGTTTCGGCGTTGGATATTTCTGTTCAAGCTCAGGTTTTGAATTTATTGAATGAACTAAAAGAAAATTTTGGATTTACCTATATTTTTATTTCCCATGATTTGGCAGTTGTAAAATATATGAGTGATCAAGTTTTGGTGATGAATAAAGGAAAAATTGAAGAAATGGCTGATGCGGATGAACTGTATGCCAATCCAAAAAGTGCTTATACTAAAAAATTAATTGAAGCGATTCCGAAAGGATAAAAAATAAAAATTTATGTTATTTACAGCAACGTTTTCTGAGTTTTATGAACAATTTAAAATCAGTCTTTCTGATGGAACTTTTGCCAAACTTACTTTTGCCAAAACCATCGGCAACACCGAATTAAAAAACATCTTTATTCGACCCATTTTAGAGGAAAACGAGTTGAAATTAGAACTAAAATTCCGTTTTCAAAGAGAAGAATTGTTTGAAATACATACTATTGATAGTGCTTTTGATCGCTTGCTTCCTTTTATCAATAATCCGTTTTTATCGGTTATTCTATTTACTACAGAATTTGATTTGACTTATAAATTAAACAAAAAGAGAGTGGTGAGTGTGACCGATCAAGCACCTACTTTTGGTAATGCGAATGAGGTTTTGTTGGCATTTTTGAATAAATGAAATTATCTAAATAATAGAGGTGCAAATTCTGAAAGATAATCTCGCCAGTTTGACCAAGTATGTCCACCTTCTGATTCTTTGTAGGTATATTTGAAATTCATCGAATTAAGTAGATTTCTAAAATCGGTGGCTTCTTTGTATAAGAAATCTGTTTTGCCAATGGCTTTCCAATACAATTTATAATTATTCTCTTTTTGAGCTTTTAGCTTTTTTTCGATGTTTAAATACATTTCACTCTCAGCTTCTTTAGGTTGAAAAAGAGCCGCCGAAAACACGCCCATATAATCAAATGTTTTTGGATAATTAGCAGAAATAATGATGGTATGAAATCCTCCCATCGATAACCCTGCAATAGCTCTTGATGATTTTTCTTTTTTTACACGGTATTCCGATTCAATAAATTGAATTACATCGCCGAATGCTTTTTCGGTGTTTCCCGAAAACATATCCGGTTGAATAAATTCCGGGGTATAAAATCCTTCTTTAGACTCTCCTGGTGCTGCTGATTGACTGGCATTTCCGTTTGGCATGACAACTAGCATTGGTTTTGCTTTTCCTTGGGCAATTAGATTGTCTAAAATTTGAGCAGTTCTTCCCAGGGTTATCCAAGCCTCTTCATCGCCACCTGCTCCATGCAATAGATAAAGAACAGGATAATTTTCTTTGCTTTTTTCATATCCGGGCGGAGTATAAACCGTTAATCTTCGGTTCATTTTTAAAGTTGGTGAATCGTACCATCGTTTTGAAACTGTTCCGTGAGGAACATCATTCACTTTATATAATTCGGCTTTTCCGCTTGGAACAATAAAAATATTGACAACAGTTGCTACATCTCTACTAAAATGAACATTGTTTGGGTCATTTATAGCCAAACCATCTGCTGTAAATTTATAACTGTATAATTCTGGCTGAAGAGTAGAAGTCGTAAAAGTCCAAATTCCTTTTTCATTTTTTTTCATTTCGGTTTTTCCTTCGCTCAAACCTTGTTGAAACAGAAAATCTCCTTCTAAAAATACTTTCTTTGCATTCGGAGCTTTAAAACGAAATGTGACGGTATTGTTGCTATGAACTTCAGGTGAAATAATTTTTTTCTCACCCGAAAAATCTACATTTTCCTGAGCATAAATGATTGAAAAGCAAAGTGAAATAAGCAGCGAGTACGTGGACTTTTTCATTTTATTATTTTGTAAATTTTAATCCAAAATCATCTCCGGAATTTCACCCTCTACAATCAATGTTCCTTCTGTGGCTTTGATAATTTCTTCTACAGAAACACCGGGAGCTCGTTCAAGAAGTTTGAAACCTTTTGAAGTAACATCCATTACGGCTAATTCGGTGACAATTTTTTTAACGCAGCCAACACCCGTTAGCGGAAGCGTACAATTTTTTAAAACTTTTGATTCACCTGCTTTGTTCACGTGCATCATGGCTACGATGATGTTTTCGGCTGAAGCCACTAAATCCATTGCTCCACCCATTCCTTTTACCATTTTTCCAGGAATTTTCCAGTTGGCAATGTCGCCGTTTTCGGAAACTTCCATCGCACCTAAAATCGTTAAATCTACTTTTTTGCTTCGTATCATTCCAAAACTGAAAGCCGAATCAAAAAAGGAAGCTCCTGGCAACGTGGTAATGGTTTGTTTTCCTGCGTTGATGATATCGGCATCTTCTTCGCCTTCAAACGGAAATGGTCCCATACCAAGTACGCCGTTTTCACTTTGAAATTCGACCGCAATGTCGTTTCGAACAAAATTGGCAACCAATGTCGGGATTCCAATTCCTAAGTTTACGTAGTAACCGTCTTTTACTTCTTTTGCAATGCGTTTTGCAATTTGATTTTTATCTAAAGCCATTTTTTAATGTGTCAATGAGTTAATGTGTCAATTAGTCAATGAGTCGATGTGTGTCAATTAGGGAAGATGGCAATGAATTGTCTCATTGCCATATTGTCCCATTGACATATTACTTTTGTCTAACTGTTCTTTGTTCGATTCTTTTTTCAAACTTTTCGCCTTGAAAAATTCGGTTCACCATAATTCCGGGAATGTGAATTTGATTGGGGTCTAATGTTCCGGCGGGAACTAGTTCTTCCACTTCGGCAATGGTAATTTTAGCCGCACCAGCCATACACGAATTGAAATTTCTAGCGGTTCCTTTAAAAATTAGGTTTCCGGCTTCATCGCCTTTCCATGCTTTTACGATGGCGAAATCAGCTTTGTAGGCTTCTTCCATCACATACATTTTTCCATCAAATTTTCGTATTTCTTTATTGATGGCAACTTCAGTTCCAAATCCGGCAGGAGTGAAAAAAGCTGGTATTCCGTGTTGTGCAGCTCGACATTTTTCGGCTAATGTTCCTTGTGGCGTGAGTTCAACATCTAATTCTCCTGAAAGCATTTGACGTTCGAATTCGGCATTTTCTCCAACATAAGATGAAATCATTTTTTTGATTTGTTTCTTTTGAAGCAATAATCCTAATCCAAAATCATCCACACCGGCATTGTTTGAAATGCAAGTAAGGTTAGAAACACCCATTTTTACTAATGCTGCGATGCTGTTTTCCGGAATACCGCAAAGGCCAAAACCTCCGAGCATAATGGTCATATTATCAGTGATTCCATCAAGAGCTTCTTGAACAGAATTTACTTTTCGTGTAATCATATCGTTTGTTTGTTTTCGAATTTTAAAGGTATAAAAAAATGGGCTTTTTGCAAAGTCCATTCTTTTATAATTATATTTATGTGGATTTTCTAAAAATTAAATTCATCTAAATCTTGATCAAAGTCTAATGTGTCTTTTGTTGCTTTCCAACAATCAACCTTCACTGTAATGTTTTCTGGTCTTTCAAATGGATCTTTAGAGACATTAAGTTTTTTGTCTTTATAACATTTATCCATATAAATTCCCCAAATAGGTAAAGCCATTGTAGCACCTTGTCCCATAGCAGTAGTGTTGAATCGGGCCGATCTGTCTTCACAGCCTACCCAAACGCCGGTGCATAAATTAGGTACAAATCCCATAAACCAACCATCGGAATTATTTTGAGTAGTTCCTGTTTTTCCGGCAATTGGATTCTCAAATTTGTAGTCATATGTTCTAAAACCAGCTCTTCCTCCGCGAAGGCGGGTTCCGGTTCCATCTTCAGTAACCCCTTCCATCAACTTTACAACTGCATAAGCAATGTCTTGACTAAGCACATCGTGACTTTCCGGAATGTTTTCGTAAATGATATTTCCGTTTTTATCTTCAATACGGGTAATCATTTGCGGTTTTATATAGATTCCTTTATTGGCAAACGTGCTAAAAGCGGCAACCATGTCATGAACTGTAATTTCAACAGCACCAAGACAAATGGAAACTTGTTCCGGGATATCCGCAGTGACACCTAATTTATGTGTTAAATCGATAACAGCTTTGGGCCCGGTTCTATCAATTAACTTAGCAGAAATGGTGTTGATTGAATTGGCCAATGCTTTCTTTAAATTTATCATTCCACGGTATTTTCCATCAGAATTTCGCGGAGTCCAATTAGCACTAACATTGTGTCTTCCTCTTGGAATAGTAAATGGAGAATCGATAATTGAATCACAAGGAGACATTCTTAATTCTTCTATAGCTGTGGCATAAACAAACGGTTTAAAAGTGGATCCAACTTGTCTAGCACCTTGTCCGGCATGGTCGTATTGAAAATGTTTATAGTTGATTCCGCCCACCCAAGCTTTTACATGTCCGGTTTGAGGTTCCATCGAAATCATTCCGCTTCTTAAAAAATGTTTGTAATAACGGATGGAATCCATTGGAGTCATGATGGTATCGCGTTCACCTTTCCAAGTAAAAACCCGCATTTCGGTTTTTATGTCAAACGACTTAATGATGTCTGCTTCACTTTTATCTTGAGCTTTCATCAATCGCCAACGTTCAGAGTTTTTCATGGCTCTTTTTAGCAATTTCTCCGTTTCATCGTCGGTAATTTTGTAAAAAGGAGCGTTTTTATTTTTCTTCTGACTTTTAAAAAATTCTACTTGAAGATTTTTTAAATGTTCATGCACAGCGTCTTCGGCATGTTTTTGCATTCGAGAATCAATGGTGGTATAGATTTTTAAACCATCGTTATAAATATTGTATTCTGAACCATCGGGTTTTTTATTTTCTTTCACCCATTTTTTCATATAATCACGAAGATATTCTCTAAAGTAAGTAGCGATTCCTTCTAGATGACCCTCTGGACTAAAATCTAAAACGATTGGTTTTTTTTCTAATTGTGCTTTTGCTTCCGGTTCTAAAAAGTTGTTTCTAACCATTTGGTTTAGCACAGTGTTTCTTCTGTTTAAAACCAATTCTTTTCTTTTTTCTCTCGTTGGATTGTAAAGAGATGGATTTTTTAGCATTCCAACCAACAAAGCACTTTCTTCAATGGATAAATCTTTCGGTTCTTTGCCAAAATAAACTTTAGCGGCTGATTTTATTCCCACCGCTGTATTAACGAAATCTGCCCTATTTAAATAGAGTGCAATAATCTCATTTTTAGTATATTGACGTTCTAACTTGGTGGCAATAATCCACTCTTTAACCTTTTGAACTAATCTGAAAAGAATAAATTTAGAACCTTCACCATGAAATAGAAGTTTTGCTAATTGTTGTGAAATAGTACTTGCTCCACCATCTGCTCCAAGTTTTAAAGCAGCACCAATTAATCGTCTTCCATCAATTCCTGAATGCTCATAAAAACGTTCATCTTCTGTTGCTACTAATGCATCAACAAGGTGTTTTGGTAATTCATCAAACGTTACAGGTGAACGGTTTTCGCGGTAAAATTTACCCAAAACCACACCATCTGAAGAAATTATTTCTGTAGCTAAATTTGAATCTGGATTTTCCAATTCATCAAAACTTGGCATGGAGCCAAATAGCCCGAAGTTGGCAAAAACAAAAAACAAGAAGACACCTGCTAATCCGATGAAAAATACTTTCCAGAATTTTTTTTGATAGTAACTGATGTCTTTAACGGTAGAATTTTTTTTCTTAGCCATATTATTCTGCTTTTTCTATTCGTAATCCAACATCAGTCACACCTTCCAATGCTTCGATGCCTTCAATTTTTCCTGATTTTCGTAAAGCTTGTTGGATGTAAATTTGATAATTTCCTGATTTTGGGAACACAAAATTTTCTTTGTAATATAATTTATTTTCTTTTGTATCTGTTAAGCCTTTTCCCATAAGCGTACCATCAGGTTCGGCCATGAGATATTCTAATGTGTCCACAATTGTTTTTTTGTTGGGTTGTTCCATTTCAACAATTAGAAACAAATTATTAAACTCATAATTTTTGTTGTTTCGTATGTTGATATAAAGATTATGTTTAGCAACTGTATCTTTTTGTTCCACAGAAAAAGTTACAATACTGTCTTTGTGCCACACTTTTCCAACTTTTTTATATTCGTCAAAAAGTCTCTTTTTGTCACAAGATGTCACAATAATCAATAAAAAAACTAAAAACAGACTATTTCTTAGGGTCATTTTTAACAATTTTATTTGGTCTTCTTTTTTTGTTATTATTGTTGTTGTTTTTCTTTCTTTTTGGTTGATCAAAACGGGTTAAACTTTCTTGACCCATTGCGTTGTTGAAGTCTTGTTTTGGTTCAGCCACAATTTCTAATGCAAAATCTTCCAACGAAGAAATTCTTTTACGTTGTTTGTTTTCGGCAACAATTTCTTTGACTTGATCGATGTGAATCACATGCCAATTCGCAATATTATCTGCATAAGCAAACCACATCAAGCCTTTAAAAATATCTTGTTTTTGACAATAAGCAACGCCTCTTTCGGTTTCGATTTTAGTATCAAAATCCGGAAAATCTCTTAACGCGTCCATATACGTATCCAACTCATAGTTTAAACAACATTTGAGTTTTCCACATTGTCCGGCTAATTTTTGTGGATTCAAAGAAAGTTGTTGGTAACGTGCTGCAGAGGTGTTCACGCTTCTAAAATCGGTTAACCAAGTAGAGCAACATAATTCTCTTCCGCAAGAACCAATTCCGCCTAAGCGAGCTGCTTCCTGACGAAAACCAACTTGTTTCATTTCAATTCTGGTTTTGAAAGTTTGTGCATACTCTTTAATTAATTGACGAAAATCAACGCGATCTTCTGCAGTATAATAAAAAGTAGCTTTGGAACCATCACCTTGAAATTCAATATCCGAAATTTTCATTTGCAATTGAAGCTGAATAGCAATTTCTCTTGCTCTCACTTTCATTGGCTCTTCTTTTGCTTGAACATCTGCCCATATATCAATATCTCTTTGCGAAGCTTTTCTATACACTTTTGTAATTTCAGCACTCGTGTGATTCACTCCTTTTTTCTTCATTTGAACTTTAACCAATTCTCCCACTAGGGTTACAATTCCAACGTCGTGGCCTGGTGAAGCTTCTGTGGCAACAATATCGCCAATGATTAAAGACAGTTTTTCGGTGTTGCGGTAGAATTCTTTTCGTCCGTTTTTAAAACGCACTTCCACACAATCAAACACTTCTTGACCGCTAGGCAAACTCATGTTTGCTAACCAGTCAAAAACCGTTAATTTATTGCAGCTATCGGTGCCGCAAGTCCCTTTATTTTGACATCCTTGAGGAGCACCACCGGTTTTGCTCCCTGTCGAACAGTTTGTACAAGCCATAATTTATATATTTGGTCATCTCGTTATAAATAACGAGACTACTGACATTAAACGTTAAGTTTGTAAAGATAGTATTTTTTGATAGAAGTTGGAGTGGTAAGATTTTACAAATTTTTTACTTTCCCACGGTTGAAAACGTGGGTTAAGTTTTGGTTACGTTAACCTTTTTTGCAGGAACATCCGTTATCTGTTTCAAACTTCGCCCACGTTTTCATTTTTTTCTTCATTCTTCCCACGGTTAAAACCGTGGGTTAAGTTTTGTTTGCGTTAACCTTGTTTGCGTAAAGATCCGTCATCTACTTCAAACTTCGCCCACGGTTTCATTTTTTTCTTCATTCTTCCCACGGTTGAAACCGTGGGTTAAGTTTTGTTTGCGTTAACCTTGTTTGCGTAAAGATCCGTCATCTACTTCAAACTTCGCCCACGGTTTCAACCGTGGGAATATAAAAAATAAATTCATTCACTAACATCATGTAACTTCAAAAGTACTTTTTGTTCTTCATCAAAATTCATCTTTGCATGATGGTTTTTTTGGGTTTTAATATAGTCGTGCACTTTTTGTAATTGCGATTCACTAACCGAAAAAGCTGCATAACCGGTTTGCCAAGCAAATTTTCCGGGTAATAGTTCGCTTCCGTTCAAAGTATGTGAAACACTTCCTTTTACTTGTTTTACAACATCTGAAATTGATTTCTGTGGATTAAGTAAAAATAAAGCATGAATATGATCCGGCATTCCATTAATTATTCTTGTGGGACAATTTAAATCCTTTAACTCTTGAAAAATTAAATCATAAACTTGCTTTTCGATAGAATAATCAATTAGTTCAATTCTGCTTTTTGTTGTCCAAATGGCATGTATCCAAATTTTTGTGTACGAGTGTGGCATATATGTAAATTTTTAAAGGCATTTAATTTTTGATTAAGTATAATTTATCCGATAATCTTATCCTAAACGGAACTGCAAAAGTCAATTTATCACCAACTGTAGCCACAGTATTTTCTTTTCCATTGACAAAGATTTTATCTAAAACCAATTCCTGATTTCCTGTGGTTGGACCCGAAATTAAGATTTTGTCTCCCAATTTTATTTCTTGATTTTCAATTATAAATAAGCCAACTTGTGCTTTGGTGTAATAATGTTCTGCTTTGCCAACCAATATTTTTTTCTGTTTGATGCGTTCGCGAATGGGTTTCGGTTTTTCGGCCGTAGCTAGTGATTTATCGCTCAATTCACCGGAATGTTTAAATTTTAGTGCATCCGATTTTCCTTTTTTGAAAATCATATTTCCTTTTTGAATTCCGCGACGTAATTTCACTTGTTCCGCTAATGGTAAATGAGTGATTTCCTGACATTCAACAGAACAACAATTTTCCATTTTTTCTTTACAATCATCACATTGAATAAACAACAAATGACAACCATCATTCACACAATTAGTATGATTATCACAGGGTTTTCCGCATTGATGACATTGTGAAACAATATCGTTCGTGATTCTTTCGCCTAAGCGATGATCAAAAACAAAATTTTTACCAATGAATTTACTTTGTAAACCTTCTTGTTCAATTTGACGAGCATATTCAATAATTCCGCCTTCTAATTGATACACATTTTTAAAACCTTTATGCTTAAAAAACGCACTGGCTTTTTCACATCGAATTCCACCCGTGCAATACATCAAAAGGTTTTTATCTTCTTTAAAATCTTTTAATTGCTCTTCAATGATAGGAAGCGATTCTCTAAACGTATCAACATCGGGAGTTATTGCTCCTTTAAAATGACCAATTTCGCTTTCGTAGTGATTTCTAAAATCAACTACAATTGTGTTTGGGTCTTCCAAAAGTTGATTGAATTCACTCGCTTTTAAATGAATTCCTTTGTTGGTTACGTCAAAAGTGGAATCATCCAGTCCATCAGCAACAATTTTATGTCTCACTTTGATGGTTAACTTTAAAAAGGAATAATCATCATGTTCTCTTGCGACATTCAAGCGGATCCCTTTCATAAAGTCATACGCTTCAATCGTATCTTTAAACGAATAAAAATTGTCCGCCGGCAACGAAAGTTGGGCGTTAATTCCTTCGTGAGCCACATAAATTCTCCCCAAGACATCCAACGGATTCCAGGCTAAGAATAAATCATCTCTAAATTTTTTAGGGTCTTCAATTTTGGCGTAGGCATAAAAAGACAACGTTAGCCGTTGTTTGCCGGCTTGATCAATAAGCTCGGCTCTTTCTTCTGCCCTCATGGTGTTATACAGTTGCATGCTATAAACGTTTTTGGGTTATTACAATAAAATGAATTCTAAATGGAAGAATTCGCTACAAAAATAAACATTTTAGATTAAATATAAATAGTGGGTTTTTTATTTAATCACTTGTTTTATAAAATAAAAACACTATATATTTGTTTAACCTAACTAATTGATTTTATGAACAGACGTAATTTTTTAAAGAATTCAGGAAAGGTGATAC
Coding sequences within it:
- a CDS encoding CoA transferase subunit A; amino-acid sequence: MITRKVNSVQEALDGITDNMTIMLGGFGLCGIPENSIAALVKMGVSNLTCISNNAGVDDFGLGLLLQKKQIKKMISSYVGENAEFERQMLSGELDVELTPQGTLAEKCRAAQHGIPAFFTPAGFGTEVAINKEIRKFDGKMYVMEEAYKADFAIVKAWKGDEAGNLIFKGTARNFNSCMAGAAKITIAEVEELVPAGTLDPNQIHIPGIMVNRIFQGEKFEKRIEQRTVRQK
- a CDS encoding esterase; this translates as MKKSTYSLLISLCFSIIYAQENVDFSGEKKIISPEVHSNNTVTFRFKAPNAKKVFLEGDFLFQQGLSEGKTEMKKNEKGIWTFTTSTLQPELYSYKFTADGLAINDPNNVHFSRDVATVVNIFIVPSGKAELYKVNDVPHGTVSKRWYDSPTLKMNRRLTVYTPPGYEKSKENYPVLYLLHGAGGDEEAWITLGRTAQILDNLIAQGKAKPMLVVMPNGNASQSAAPGESKEGFYTPEFIQPDMFSGNTEKAFGDVIQFIESEYRVKKEKSSRAIAGLSMGGFHTIIISANYPKTFDYMGVFSAALFQPKEAESEMYLNIEKKLKAQKENNYKLYWKAIGKTDFLYKEATDFRNLLNSMNFKYTYKESEGGHTWSNWRDYLSEFAPLLFR
- a CDS encoding PSP1 domain-containing protein is translated as MACTNCSTGSKTGGAPQGCQNKGTCGTDSCNKLTVFDWLANMSLPSGQEVFDCVEVRFKNGRKEFYRNTEKLSLIIGDIVATEASPGHDVGIVTLVGELVKVQMKKKGVNHTSAEITKVYRKASQRDIDIWADVQAKEEPMKVRAREIAIQLQLQMKISDIEFQGDGSKATFYYTAEDRVDFRQLIKEYAQTFKTRIEMKQVGFRQEAARLGGIGSCGRELCCSTWLTDFRSVNTSAARYQQLSLNPQKLAGQCGKLKCCLNYELDTYMDALRDFPDFDTKIETERGVAYCQKQDIFKGLMWFAYADNIANWHVIHIDQVKEIVAENKQRKRISSLEDFALEIVAEPKQDFNNAMGQESLTRFDQPKRKKNNNNNNKKRRPNKIVKNDPKK
- the tnpA gene encoding IS200/IS605 family transposase, translated to MPHSYTKIWIHAIWTTKSRIELIDYSIEKQVYDLIFQELKDLNCPTRIINGMPDHIHALFLLNPQKSISDVVKQVKGSVSHTLNGSELLPGKFAWQTGYAAFSVSESQLQKVHDYIKTQKNHHAKMNFDEEQKVLLKLHDVSE
- the trhO gene encoding oxygen-dependent tRNA uridine(34) hydroxylase TrhO; this encodes MQLYNTMRAEERAELIDQAGKQRLTLSFYAYAKIEDPKKFRDDLFLAWNPLDVLGRIYVAHEGINAQLSLPADNFYSFKDTIEAYDFMKGIRLNVAREHDDYSFLKLTIKVRHKIVADGLDDSTFDVTNKGIHLKASEFNQLLEDPNTIVVDFRNHYESEIGHFKGAITPDVDTFRESLPIIEEQLKDFKEDKNLLMYCTGGIRCEKASAFFKHKGFKNVYQLEGGIIEYARQIEQEGLQSKFIGKNFVFDHRLGERITNDIVSQCHQCGKPCDNHTNCVNDGCHLLFIQCDDCKEKMENCCSVECQEITHLPLAEQVKLRRGIQKGNMIFKKGKSDALKFKHSGELSDKSLATAEKPKPIRERIKQKKILVGKAEHYYTKAQVGLFIIENQEIKLGDKILISGPTTGNQELVLDKIFVNGKENTVATVGDKLTFAVPFRIRLSDKLYLIKN
- a CDS encoding penicillin-binding protein 1A; its protein translation is MAKKKNSTVKDISYYQKKFWKVFFIGLAGVFLFFVFANFGLFGSMPSFDELENPDSNLATEIISSDGVVLGKFYRENRSPVTFDELPKHLVDALVATEDERFYEHSGIDGRRLIGAALKLGADGGASTISQQLAKLLFHGEGSKFILFRLVQKVKEWIIATKLERQYTKNEIIALYLNRADFVNTAVGIKSAAKVYFGKEPKDLSIEESALLVGMLKNPSLYNPTREKRKELVLNRRNTVLNQMVRNNFLEPEAKAQLEKKPIVLDFSPEGHLEGIATYFREYLRDYMKKWVKENKKPDGSEYNIYNDGLKIYTTIDSRMQKHAEDAVHEHLKNLQVEFFKSQKKNKNAPFYKITDDETEKLLKRAMKNSERWRLMKAQDKSEADIIKSFDIKTEMRVFTWKGERDTIMTPMDSIRYYKHFLRSGMISMEPQTGHVKAWVGGINYKHFQYDHAGQGARQVGSTFKPFVYATAIEELRMSPCDSIIDSPFTIPRGRHNVSANWTPRNSDGKYRGMINLKKALANSINTISAKLIDRTGPKAVIDLTHKLGVTADIPEQVSICLGAVEITVHDMVAAFSTFANKGIYIKPQMITRIEDKNGNIIYENIPESHDVLSQDIAYAVVKLMEGVTEDGTGTRLRGGRAGFRTYDYKFENPIAGKTGTTQNNSDGWFMGFVPNLCTGVWVGCEDRSARFNTTAMGQGATMALPIWGIYMDKCYKDKKLNVSKDPFERPENITVKVDCWKATKDTLDFDQDLDEFNF
- a CDS encoding gliding motility lipoprotein GldH, with the translated sequence MTLRNSLFLVFLLIIVTSCDKKRLFDEYKKVGKVWHKDSIVTFSVEQKDTVAKHNLYINIRNNKNYEFNNLFLIVEMEQPNKKTIVDTLEYLMAEPDGTLMGKGLTDTKENKLYYKENFVFPKSGNYQIYIQQALRKSGKIEGIEALEGVTDVGLRIEKAE
- a CDS encoding 3-oxoacid CoA-transferase subunit B, which encodes MALDKNQIAKRIAKEVKDGYYVNLGIGIPTLVANFVRNDIAVEFQSENGVLGMGPFPFEGEEDADIINAGKQTITTLPGASFFDSAFSFGMIRSKKVDLTILGAMEVSENGDIANWKIPGKMVKGMGGAMDLVASAENIIVAMMHVNKAGESKVLKNCTLPLTGVGCVKKIVTELAVMDVTSKGFKLLERAPGVSVEEIIKATEGTLIVEGEIPEMILD